The genomic window GTGTTGCGATCTTGGGCGCGTTCGCGCTCGTGAAGGCAATCAGAAACCGTCAATCTGATGCTTGAGTCACTCATCAGTCACTTCACCGGTCCGTGGAACGCGTTGCCGCGCTAGATCAGCAAATTAACGGCCGCCTTCCTGCGCGAAGAGCCGTTCAAGGGGACGGCCGTCTGGAAGATAATGGATCAAAGGACTCGTGTAGCGATGCCTACCTGCACACGTTGCGGGCTCTCGTTTAGGTGCCCTCGGCAGTCTGCAGCGCGCCTCGGCCGTGGCCAGCGAGAAGGCTACATCGGAGCGGTTATGGACACCTGTCAGATAGCTGTGGGCTATCTTTTGTCTTGTGTTCGGTACCGCTTCGATTGCTTCGCCGACAACGTCAACGCCATCCTGTCCGGCATCAGCTTGAACAAACTCTTCACCGCGCGATTGAAGCGCCCAGTGACATAAACCGCATCGCCACGCTCCACCGCATCGATACCTTCCTGCACCACTTGCTCCGCCGTCTGCCACATATACGCTGGCAATTTGTTCATCATCGACCGCGTGCCTGTCACATCATGGAACTCGGATTTGGTGAAGCCGGGACACAGCGCGCACGCATGTACGCCTACCGCCTTGTTCTCCAGCGCCAGCGATTGCGAAAACTTAATCATGTACGCCTTGCTTGCTGCATACAGCGTGTGTCCCGCCGTACCGGGCACATGGCCGGCAAGCGATGCGACATTCACAATGCGTCCGTAACGACGTTCACGCATACCGCGAATCAAACGCCACGCCAGTTCCGTCGGTGCCGTCATCAGCACGCGAAAAAAATCCGCATGCACCGGCCAATCCACCTGATCGAAACGTCCAGGCACGCCATAACCGGCATTGTTGATCAGCCAATCCACCTGTAAACCGCGTTCATCCAGTGTCTGGCACACCTGTTCCACGGCATGCGGATCGGCTAGGTCGTTGGTGATCACCGTCGCGTTGATGCCATGCGTGGTGCGCAGTTCTGTCGCGAGCGTTTCCAGGCGTTCCGTACGCCGTGCCGTCAGCACCACATCATGGCCGCGGGCAGCGAGTGCTCGGGCAAACGCCGTGCCAATACCGGCGGAGGCACCCGTAATCAGGCTGAGCGGACGTGCTTGGGACATGGAAACGTTCCTTAGATCGAGTGAAATGAATAATCACGTTAAAGCGCGTTGCTGTTCACGATGCGCGCTGGTTAAGCTTGCCAGCTTTCATTGCAGTGGACGCACTCATGCGCAAGAAACTCGTGGCCGGTAACTGGAAAATGCACGGCAGCCACTCGATGGCCGCAGCTCTGGTGCACGAGATCGCCCAAGGCAAGCCCGCTGATGTCGACGTGCTGGTGTGCCCACCCTTTCCGTACCTCGCCAGCCTTGTTGCGACGCACGCCGGTTCCGGCGTGGCCTTCGGCGCGCAGGACGTGAGCGAGCACGAAGGGCAGGGTGCCTATACCGGCGAAGTCGCGGCCGCGATGGTGGCCGATGTCGGCGCCCAGTGGACCCTGGTCGGCCACTCCGAGCGGCGCCAGTACCACGGCGAGAGCAATGAACAGGTCGCCTGCAAGTTCGCCGCCGCCCGTGCCGCCGGCCTCACTCCCATCTTATGTGTGGGGGAGACCCTGGCTCAGCGCGAGGCGGGTGAAACCGAGGCCGTCATCGTCCGCCAGTTGCAGGCCGTGCTGGCGCTCAATGGTGTGGCCAGCTTCGACACCGCCGTCATCGCCTACGAGCCCGTCTGGGCCATCGGCACCGGCCACACCGCCACCCCGCAGCAGGTACAGAACGTGCATGCATTCATCCGTAGCCAACTTGCGCAAGGTGATGCTATGATTGCCCGTCTGACCCGGCTGCTTTACGGCGGCAGCGTCAAAGCGTCCAATGCTGCGGAGCTTTTCGCCCAGCCGGACGTGGATGGAGGTCTGATCGGGGGTGCTTCACTCGTCGCAACCGACTTCCTTGCCATCTGCAACACCGCTCACTGAGCGATACCGAATCCTACGCGAGACACCATGTTCGTCATCTTCAGCGTGTTCTACATCCTGATCGCTGCGGCCATGATCGTGCTGATCCTGATGCAGCGCGGCGCTGGCGCCGATGCAGGTTCCGGCTTTGGTGCCGGCGCTTCGTCCACGGTATTTGGCGCGCGCGGCTCGGCCAACTTCCTGTCGCGCTCTACCGCCGTGCTTGCCGCGCTGTTCTTTGCGCTCAGCCTCGGCATGGGTATCTACCTGAAGATGAATGGCGGCGCCATTCGTCAGCAGCAGGTCACCAAGGATCTCGGCGTCATGGCGGGTATTGGCAACAAGCCCGTAACGCAGCAAAATGCGCAGCTTGCCGCCCCGGCCCAGCCACAGGCAGCGATCCCGGCGCCCGCCGTTCCGGCCGCAGGCAACGGCGATGTCCCCGCTGCCCAGCCAGCCCCGGCCAAGGCGCAGCAGGGTGAAGTCCCGGTAGCCACGGCTCCGGCAGCAGCATCGACGAGTAAGCACTAAAACAAAGAACACTTGCCCAGGTGGCGGAATTGGTAGACGCACTACCTTGAGGTGGTAGCGACGCAAGTCGTGGGGGTTCGAGTCCCCCCTTGGGCACCATTAAGCAGTCTGATCCGGTCCAATACAGACCAAAAAGACTAAAGAAACCCGCTACTTAGGCGGGTTTTTTATTGTCCAGTCGTCTGGATCAGTCCGGGGGCATCCATTGCAATCCACCCCTCTGTGGGGGCAGACTTGGGGGCAATGCAAGAAATTGCGTCAGTCCTTTGCAAGGAATGCCCCCATGCCCCTGACCGTCCTCGACATCAAGCAGGCCAAGCCTGCCGACAAGCCATATCGGCTGTACGACGAAAAGGGGATGTACCTGGAGGTGTCCCCATCGGGCGGTAAGCTGTTCCGCCTCAAGTACCGGGTGGATGGTAAGGAAAAGCGGCTGGCGCTCGGTGGCTACCCGGACACTAGCCTTGCCGAAGCACGCGAGAAACGGGACGAAGCGAGGAAGCTGGTCGCGCAGGGCATAGACCCTAGCGCCGAAAGGCAGGAAGCCAAGCGCCAGCGAGCCGAAGCCAATCAAGCCGCCGCTGACACCTTCGAAGCCGTCACTCGAGAATGGATGACTCGTGAGCAAGAAAGAGTGGCGGAGGTAACTGCGAACAAAAATCGCTGGTTGTTCGAGACGTTTCTGTTTCCTGAAATCGGCGGCTTGCCGCTGGCTGCGATTACGCCACGAGTGCTGTTAGATGCCCTGCGCAAGATAGAAGCTGCGGGCAAACAGGAAACTGCGCGCCGTGCCAAGATCAAAGCGGGGCAGGTTTTTCGGTTCGCTATTCTGGAAGGCAAGGTTGATAACGATCCAACCGCCGCGCTGCGAGGTGCCATCAAGCGGGTAAAGCACAAGCATCATGCCGCCATCACTGATCCAGCGAAAATCGGTCAGCTGTTGCGCGATATCGACGGCTTTACCGGCCAGCCCGTTACCCACGCTGCATTGAAGCTGGCGCCGCTGGTGTTCGTACGCCCAGGCGAGCTGCGCGGTGCGGATTGGTCGGAAATCGACTTCGACGGCGCAATGTGGCGTATTCCTGCCGCGCGCATGAAGATGAAAGCCGATCACCTTGTACCGCTATCCGCGCAAGCCATTGCGATCCTGCGAGACCTGCACCCACTTACTGGACATGGACGCTACGTGTTCCCAAGCTTGCGCGGCGCCAGCCGCCAAATGAGCGAGAACACAGTAAACATCGCCTTGCGAGGTCTTGGCTATGACGGTGACACGATGACGGGCCACGGCTTTCGCGCAATGGCGTCTAGCCGTTTAAACGAGATGGGCTGGGACGAACGCGCTATCGAGCGCCAACTGGCACACGCTGAGCCTAACGAGGTCAAAGGTGCTTACAACTACGCCGCGAAATACCTAGAAGATCGTAAACGGATGATGCAGGCGTGGGCCGATTATTTGGATGGCTTGCGTGCTGGCGGTCAAGTAATTGCATTCAAGAGCAAGGCAGGCTGACTGCCATCAACGAAGGAAAGGGAGCGTGTATGCAGATGCAAACAATAGAGCCAGTGGACCTGACGCAGCAATTGCATGCGCTGAGATTGGCTGCACGATCGCTGTTAATTGACATTGAGCAGCGCGTGGCAGCGCAACACGATGCAGCCGTGGAAGCATTTGATCGTAACGAGATTGAACGATTGGCGGAGGCTGATGCGCTCACGTGGTTGGACGAGGCAGAGCGCGCTTTGCGGCGAGGACTGATGTTTGCGGAGCGTGCAATTCTTCAGCCTGCTACGTTCTAGTCGTCTAATACTCAGGTGACAATCAATGCCATGAGGCCGCCGCAAGGTGGCCTCATGTTTGCGCGTCCAGCACGAGAATAGGTAAAGGCGTGGCGAAGTCGTACATAAAATCAACTGCAAAGCAGGCTGTAAAACAGGTTAAAGGAGCGGCGACTAATTCAGGTCCCACTATGACGAAAAAGCAGTGGAAGCCTTTCGCTCCTTGGCACGAAAGGGACGAGCGCGTACAACAATTTATCGATATGTTGCGATGTCAGGACGAAGTGACTGTGGGAGAGCTCTGTTTAATTGAGCCGATGGATGGGCTGACTCTTCTCAGGCTTGTATCAAAGTTGGAGCAGACGGACATAGCAAACGCACTTCTAAGGTGGCAATCGGCCGGTGGAAAGAAAACCGCCGTGGTCAACAAAAAGAGGGTCCGCGATGATCATCAAAAGATATGCGAAACGGCGCGCAAACTTCTTAAGGACGGAATCCCTTCTCATAAATTAACTGGCATTCTTGCTGAGAGGTCTGATCTTTCGAGGCAACGTATTGCAGTTGTCCTGAATGCCTCTGGCATTAAAAAAATGAAAGGGCGCTGAGTTCGCTTTCATTTTGATGTCCAGAATCCGTTTCCGTAGCAATCAATACGGATCGGTACAACTCACATGCAATCAATAGTTACCCCTCAGTATGTAAGCGCCAACGAAGCGGCGCGAATCTTGTCAATCTCTCGCAGCACATGGTGGAGCTGGTGTCAGTTAAATAAGGCACCCAAGGCTATTCATCTCTCCCCTGGATGTACTCGTTGGCGATACGCCGATGTGCTGGCTTTTGCCGAATCTCAGGCGGGAAGGGCTGCATGATCCCGCAGAAACGAAAGGCCCATTCGACCAGCCGTCCGACTACTCTTAAAAATGCTATTCAGGCCGCAAAACAACACAGCGCCTGCCGAATTAGTGACTACATGCATTTTATCCCGGCCTTGTGCGCAACCATTGAGCACTTAACTGGTGTGGAATTGCGCGACGCGATGCACGTTTACTGGTCTGCCATCGTGCACGCTAAATCGGCGAAAGAGCAGGTGCGACATGTTTGCACGGCAATCGC from Dyella caseinilytica includes these protein-coding regions:
- a CDS encoding SDR family NAD(P)-dependent oxidoreductase; the protein is MSQARPLSLITGASAGIGTAFARALAARGHDVVLTARRTERLETLATELRTTHGINATVITNDLADPHAVEQVCQTLDERGLQVDWLINNAGYGVPGRFDQVDWPVHADFFRVLMTAPTELAWRLIRGMRERRYGRIVNVASLAGHVPGTAGHTLYAASKAYMIKFSQSLALENKAVGVHACALCPGFTKSEFHDVTGTRSMMNKLPAYMWQTAEQVVQEGIDAVERGDAVYVTGRFNRAVKSLFKLMPDRMALTLSAKQSKRYRTQDKR
- the tpiA gene encoding triose-phosphate isomerase, which gives rise to MRKKLVAGNWKMHGSHSMAAALVHEIAQGKPADVDVLVCPPFPYLASLVATHAGSGVAFGAQDVSEHEGQGAYTGEVAAAMVADVGAQWTLVGHSERRQYHGESNEQVACKFAAARAAGLTPILCVGETLAQREAGETEAVIVRQLQAVLALNGVASFDTAVIAYEPVWAIGTGHTATPQQVQNVHAFIRSQLAQGDAMIARLTRLLYGGSVKASNAAELFAQPDVDGGLIGGASLVATDFLAICNTAH
- the secG gene encoding preprotein translocase subunit SecG yields the protein MFVIFSVFYILIAAAMIVLILMQRGAGADAGSGFGAGASSTVFGARGSANFLSRSTAVLAALFFALSLGMGIYLKMNGGAIRQQQVTKDLGVMAGIGNKPVTQQNAQLAAPAQPQAAIPAPAVPAAGNGDVPAAQPAPAKAQQGEVPVATAPAAASTSKH
- a CDS encoding tyrosine-type recombinase/integrase; amino-acid sequence: MPLTVLDIKQAKPADKPYRLYDEKGMYLEVSPSGGKLFRLKYRVDGKEKRLALGGYPDTSLAEAREKRDEARKLVAQGIDPSAERQEAKRQRAEANQAAADTFEAVTREWMTREQERVAEVTANKNRWLFETFLFPEIGGLPLAAITPRVLLDALRKIEAAGKQETARRAKIKAGQVFRFAILEGKVDNDPTAALRGAIKRVKHKHHAAITDPAKIGQLLRDIDGFTGQPVTHAALKLAPLVFVRPGELRGADWSEIDFDGAMWRIPAARMKMKADHLVPLSAQAIAILRDLHPLTGHGRYVFPSLRGASRQMSENTVNIALRGLGYDGDTMTGHGFRAMASSRLNEMGWDERAIERQLAHAEPNEVKGAYNYAAKYLEDRKRMMQAWADYLDGLRAGGQVIAFKSKAG
- a CDS encoding helix-turn-helix transcriptional regulator; this translates as MQSIVTPQYVSANEAARILSISRSTWWSWCQLNKAPKAIHLSPGCTRWRYADVLAFAESQAGRAA